One window of Oryza brachyantha chromosome 12, ObraRS2, whole genome shotgun sequence genomic DNA carries:
- the LOC102703740 gene encoding ubiquitin-like-conjugating enzyme ATG10: MGGSSVRDGTLSLGDFVASTKALVEKWEKIDVGSSLPDWQWKPRCKMDAQSEEEGYLALEGVYRNHGGRQEQIEDGNDFNDADNVTDDTWVQSSSDNVHVYDYHVVYSFSYKVPVLYFQGHHAGGQLLTLDEIKEDLPSHSLKILGESKWTFITREEHPHSSRPWFTLHPCGTSDCMKLLLEGIAEKDQQLQYLPAWLSVVGQAVGLNIPLELYASGLKTQE; the protein is encoded by the exons ATGGGAGGCTCCTCAGTTAGGGATGGAACTCTGTCTCTTGGTGACTTTGTGGCCTCCACAAAGGCCCTGGTTGAGAAGTGGGAGAAGATTGATGTAGGCAGTTCTCTTCCTGACTGGCAATGGAAACCTCGCTGCAAGATGGATGCTCAATCTGAG GAAGAGGGCTACCTAGCTCTTGAAGGAGTATACCGCAATCATGGAGGAAGGCAG GAACAAATCGAAGATGGCAATGACTTCAATGATGCAGACAATGTCACGGATGATACCTGG GTCCAGAGCTCTAGTGATAATGTTCATGTTTACGATTATCATGTTGTCTACAGCTTTTCTTATAAAGTTCCGGTGCTATACTTTCAGGGTCATCATGCTG GTGGCCAGCTGCTAACTCTAGATGAGATAAAAGAGGACCTTCCCTCTCACTCACTTAAAATATTAGGTGAATCAAAGTGGACGTTTATTACTCGAGAG GAACATCCCCACTCGAGTAGACCATGGTTCACTCTGCATCCCTGTGGAACCAGTGATTGTATGAAGTTACTTCTTGAAGGAATAGCAGAAAAGGATCAACAGTTGCAATACTTACCGGCATGGCTATCTGTGGTTGGCCAGGCAGTAGGACTAAATATCCCACTTGAGCTTTATG CTTCTGGGTTGAAGACACAGGAGTAG